Within Verrucomicrobiota bacterium, the genomic segment TCTGACCACTGCGAACATTGCTCAATGACGAATTGCTGTAGGCCGTGGCGCTTCCATCGCTCAGACTGGCTTCAAATTGACCCTTGGCCGCGTAGGCTCCGACATACACCTTCAAGGTACGGATGTTTGTATCAGCCGGGACAGTGATTTCAAATCCGGTGCCAATTTGAGGTGTTCCATAAGCCCAGACTCCGGTGGTTGTGTTTGTAACACTGGTCGTGGGCGTGCCATCACTCCAACTATAGCCGTTGGCATTATCACCGAATTGATAAACAAAGACAAAAGCATTGGTCTCGTTGGTCGGGTAGAGAGCCGTGAAGTCGCTGATCAGCGGCGTCACCCCCGTCTTTCGATCCAGGCTGGTTTCGGTGTAAAGGCCCCAGTGCACCCAGTCCAACGGCCCGGCGGCACTGAGATTGATGTCCGCTCCAGCCGCGATGTCAGCGAACGTCCCGGTGAGCGTTCCTCCGGGGAGTTCATTGGCACAATACCAAATGAGTGCGGCAATCGCTAATGCCTTGAAAGAGAATCGTGGCTTGTGAAACATACGAGTCTAAGAAACTTAAACTGCGGAAAGTCCGGGCTACCACTTCACCGCTTGCACGTGCCAGTCGAAGAACAGCTTGTTGCGCACGGCACCATGCACCGGTTTGTTTGGCAAGTCGGTCCACCAGGTCACGGAGGGATTCAAACTCGGCACGGCCTGATCCACGTCCGTGATTGCGAATATCTGGGACGGCCCTACGTAGGTGTCCAAGTCCGAGTATCTCACAGGCGGAATGGCCGGAGCACCGCCCACTTCCGGATAGCCAAACGGCGGCACCCGGTTCAGCGGGTTCGGATCGAGATCATCATTGAGAAGATAAATCTTCCGGCCCATCAGGGAACTCGCATCCGGTGCAAAATGCGCGTAGCCCGGACAGACAAAGGTCTTGGCGATGACGGTCTTGCCGGACGGCACCGGCTCGCCGAGGTACGTCGCGATGTAATAGATCAGTTCATCGCCTGAATTCTTGTCGTAGCTGGCCCGCGCTCCCGCCCAAACCGGGCCGGGCAGTTTTTGCTGGCTGTCATCGACGTAAAGTTGCAGCGCGATCCCGACCTGTTTGAGGTTCGACATGCAATTGATCGCGTAGGCTTTTCGCTTTGCGCTGGCCAGCGCCGGCAGCAGCAACGCCGCCAGAAGGGCAATGATGGCGATGACCACCAGGAGTTCAATCAATGTGAATGCAAAGCGCCTGCGCGAAGAACCAAACCGAGCCTTCCTTGATAATGTTCTCATAAACACAGTGTGCTTTTGCAGCTCTCTCCTTATTACTTATCAATTCCTGCTTACACCCGATACAACGAGCTTCTTGCGTGAAAC encodes:
- a CDS encoding Type II secretory pathway pseudopilin PulG-like protein, which codes for MIELLVVIAIIALLAALLLPALASAKRKAYAINCMSNLKQVGIALQLYVDDSQQKLPGPVWAGARASYDKNSGDELIYYIATYLGEPVPSGKTVIAKTFVCPGYAHFAPDASSLMGRKIYLLNDDLDPNPLNRVPPFGYPEVGGAPAIPPVRYSDLDTYVGPSQIFAITDVDQAVPSLNPSVTWWTDLPNKPVHGAVRNKLFFDWHVQAVKW